The Flavobacterium jumunjinense genome includes a region encoding these proteins:
- the gcvP gene encoding aminomethyl-transferring glycine dehydrogenase, with the protein MKTDAFALRHLGPRENDLPKMLETIGVETLDQLIFETIPTDIRLKKPLELEHIMTEYEYANHIRLLGRTNKVFKSYIGLGYHPTIVPPAIQRNIFENPGWYTAYTPYQAEIAQGRLEAILNFQTTVIELTGMEIANASLLDESTAAAEAMALLFDVRSREQKKNNVCKFFVSEEILPQTLSVLQTRSTPVGVELVIGNHQEFDFSDEYFGAILQYPGKYGQVYDYADFIKKANDNEIKVAVAADILSLVKLTPPGEMGAAVVVGTTQRFGIPMGYGGPHAAFFATKEEFKRSMPGRIIGVSQDADGNRALRMALQTREQHIKREKATSNICTAQVLLSVMAGMFAVYHGPKGLQYIADKVHGMASTLANALNKLGVYQTNTAYFDTIVVKADAKKVRAIAESKEVNFFYIDDETISISLNETILFKDVNEVIAIFAEAVGKEAFEVSEYVLDNNYPMHLNRKSEFLTHEVFNKYHSETSLMRYIKKLERKDLSLNHSMIALGSCTMKLNAAAEMLPLSMPYWNTIHPFAPLDQVQGYTKMLKKLEHQLNVITGFAGTTLQPNSGAQGEYAGLMAIRAYHQSRGDNQRTVCLIPASAHGTNPASAAMAGMKIIVTKTMENGNIDVEDVRAKALQYKDELSCLMVTYPSTHGVFESAIKEITQIIHDNGGLVYMDGANMNAQVGLTNPATIGADVCHLNLHKTFAIPHGGGGPGVGPICVNEKLVPFLPSNPLVNVGGEQAITAISGAPYGSALVCLISYGYICMLGAEGITNATKYAILNANYMKARLEEHYPILYSGEKGRAAHEMILDCRGFKEKGIEVSDIAKRLMDYGFHAPTVSFPVAGTLMVEPTESEDLSELDRFCDAMISIRKEIEEATADDSNNVLKNAPHTLNMLTADTWVLPYSREKAAYPLEYIADNKFWPSVRRVDETFGDRNLVCSCAPIEAYM; encoded by the coding sequence ATGAAAACAGATGCATTCGCTTTAAGGCACTTAGGACCAAGAGAAAACGACTTACCAAAAATGTTAGAAACCATTGGAGTCGAGACATTAGATCAATTAATATTCGAAACTATTCCAACAGATATTCGTTTAAAGAAACCATTGGAATTAGAACATATTATGACCGAATATGAATATGCAAACCATATTCGTTTATTGGGTAGAACAAATAAAGTTTTTAAATCATACATAGGTTTAGGATACCATCCAACAATTGTTCCACCAGCAATTCAAAGAAATATTTTTGAAAATCCAGGTTGGTATACTGCTTATACACCATATCAAGCAGAAATTGCACAAGGTCGTTTAGAGGCTATTTTAAATTTCCAAACAACTGTTATCGAATTAACAGGAATGGAAATTGCTAATGCTTCTTTATTAGATGAAAGTACTGCTGCTGCTGAAGCAATGGCACTATTGTTTGATGTTCGATCAAGAGAGCAAAAGAAAAATAATGTTTGTAAATTCTTCGTTTCTGAAGAGATTTTACCACAAACATTATCTGTATTACAAACACGTTCTACACCAGTTGGAGTTGAATTAGTAATTGGTAATCACCAAGAGTTTGATTTTTCTGACGAATATTTTGGAGCAATACTTCAATATCCAGGAAAGTATGGACAAGTATATGATTATGCAGATTTTATTAAAAAGGCAAACGATAATGAAATAAAAGTAGCAGTTGCGGCAGATATTTTATCATTAGTAAAACTGACGCCTCCAGGAGAAATGGGAGCAGCTGTTGTGGTAGGAACAACACAGCGTTTTGGAATTCCAATGGGTTATGGTGGGCCTCATGCTGCGTTCTTTGCCACTAAAGAAGAATTTAAACGTTCTATGCCAGGAAGAATTATCGGAGTTTCGCAAGATGCTGATGGTAATCGTGCACTTCGTATGGCATTGCAAACACGTGAACAACATATTAAACGTGAAAAAGCAACTTCAAACATTTGTACAGCTCAGGTTTTATTGTCTGTAATGGCTGGAATGTTTGCTGTGTATCACGGGCCAAAAGGACTACAATATATTGCAGATAAAGTACACGGAATGGCTTCAACTTTGGCTAACGCATTGAATAAGTTGGGTGTTTATCAAACAAATACTGCATATTTCGATACTATTGTTGTGAAAGCAGATGCTAAAAAAGTGAGAGCAATCGCTGAAAGCAAAGAAGTGAATTTTTTCTATATAGATGACGAAACAATTTCAATTTCTTTAAACGAAACGATTTTATTTAAAGATGTTAATGAAGTAATTGCTATTTTCGCTGAAGCAGTAGGAAAAGAAGCTTTTGAAGTTTCTGAATATGTTTTAGATAACAATTATCCGATGCACTTAAACAGAAAATCGGAATTTTTAACGCACGAAGTATTCAATAAATACCATTCTGAAACAAGTTTGATGCGTTATATTAAAAAATTAGAGCGTAAAGACTTGTCTTTAAATCATTCGATGATTGCTTTAGGTTCTTGTACAATGAAATTGAATGCAGCTGCTGAAATGTTGCCTTTAAGTATGCCATATTGGAATACAATCCATCCATTTGCTCCATTAGATCAAGTGCAAGGCTATACTAAAATGCTTAAAAAATTAGAACATCAATTGAATGTGATTACTGGTTTTGCAGGAACTACATTACAACCAAATTCAGGAGCTCAAGGTGAATATGCTGGTTTAATGGCAATTCGTGCTTATCATCAGTCACGAGGAGATAATCAAAGAACAGTTTGTTTAATTCCTGCTTCTGCTCACGGAACAAATCCTGCATCAGCTGCTATGGCTGGAATGAAAATTATCGTTACTAAAACAATGGAAAACGGTAATATAGATGTAGAAGATGTGAGAGCAAAAGCATTGCAATATAAAGATGAATTGTCTTGTTTAATGGTAACTTACCCTTCAACTCATGGTGTTTTTGAAAGTGCTATTAAAGAAATTACTCAAATTATTCATGATAATGGAGGTTTAGTATATATGGATGGTGCAAACATGAATGCACAAGTTGGATTAACAAATCCTGCAACTATTGGTGCAGATGTTTGTCACTTAAACTTACACAAAACGTTTGCTATTCCTCATGGAGGAGGTGGGCCAGGTGTTGGACCAATTTGCGTGAATGAAAAATTAGTTCCGTTTTTACCAAGTAATCCATTAGTAAATGTTGGTGGAGAACAAGCAATTACTGCAATTTCTGGAGCACCTTATGGGTCTGCTTTAGTTTGTTTAATTTCTTACGGATATATTTGTATGTTAGGAGCAGAAGGCATTACAAATGCTACAAAATATGCTATTCTAAATGCAAACTACATGAAAGCACGTTTAGAAGAGCATTATCCAATCTTGTATTCAGGAGAAAAAGGAAGAGCCGCTCACGAAATGATTTTAGATTGTAGAGGTTTCAAAGAAAAAGGCATTGAGGTTTCTGATATTGCAAAACGTTTAATGGATTATGGTTTCCATGCACCTACGGTTTCTTTTCCAGTTGCTGGAACTTTAATGGTTGAACCAACAGAATCTGAGGACTTATCGGAGTTGGATAGATTCTGTGATGCTATGATTTCAATTCGTAAAGAGATTGAAGAAGCTACTGCTGATGATTCAAATAACGTATTGAAAAATGCTCCTCACACATTGAATATGTTAACAGCTGATACTTGGGTTTTACCTTACTCAAGAGAGAAAGCAGCTTATCCATTAGAATATATAGCTGATAATAAATTCTGGCCAAGTGTTCGTCGTGTAGATGAAACCTTTGGAGATAGAAATTTAGTTTGTAGCTGTGCGCCTATTGAGGCATATATGTAA
- a CDS encoding alpha/beta hydrolase, translating to MKLFFKKTLRILILLFIILNVIAFFHAYKFTHFSQSITERTKSPEKLSAFEKIKIVLTGVNNPKPKGTKLPTQKFETFTLKSNKEIECWSIKKESSKGTIILCHGYSGEKSMMLDKSDIFIKNGYSTLLIDFMGSGNSEGNQTTIGYMEAEQVKTAYDYLKNKGEKNVYLFGTSMGAVAIMKCINDYKISPKGIIIECPFGSMYQTVCARFDRLKAPTFPMAGILLFWGGVQNSFWGFDHNPTEYAKNIACPTLLLYGENDKSVNKDEIDAIFKNITGKKKLNVYKNTGHENYLIKNKTEWTKNTTDFIFEN from the coding sequence ATGAAACTATTTTTCAAAAAAACACTACGAATACTTATACTATTATTCATTATTTTAAATGTAATTGCGTTTTTTCATGCCTATAAATTCACTCATTTCAGCCAGAGCATTACCGAAAGAACTAAAAGTCCTGAAAAACTATCTGCTTTTGAAAAAATAAAAATTGTTCTCACTGGTGTTAATAATCCAAAACCTAAAGGCACAAAATTACCTACTCAAAAATTTGAAACTTTTACATTAAAAAGCAACAAAGAAATTGAATGTTGGAGTATTAAAAAAGAAAGTTCAAAAGGTACTATTATTTTATGTCATGGTTATAGTGGAGAAAAATCGATGATGCTAGACAAATCAGATATTTTTATAAAAAATGGGTATAGCACATTATTAATTGACTTTATGGGAAGCGGCAATTCTGAAGGAAACCAAACTACCATTGGTTATATGGAAGCGGAACAAGTAAAAACTGCTTATGATTATCTCAAAAATAAAGGAGAAAAAAATGTTTATTTATTTGGCACATCTATGGGAGCAGTTGCTATAATGAAATGCATAAACGATTATAAAATTAGCCCAAAAGGAATTATCATTGAATGCCCTTTCGGTTCCATGTATCAAACAGTTTGTGCAAGATTTGACCGATTGAAGGCTCCTACTTTCCCTATGGCAGGAATACTTCTTTTTTGGGGAGGTGTACAAAATAGTTTTTGGGGATTCGATCACAACCCTACAGAGTATGCAAAAAACATAGCCTGTCCTACTCTATTATTATATGGTGAAAACGACAAAAGCGTTAATAAAGACGAGATTGACGCTATCTTCAAAAACATTACAGGTAAAAAAAAATTGAATGTATACAAAAATACAGGACATGAAAATTATCTTATAAAAAACAAAACCGAATGGACAAAAAACACTACAGATTTCATTTTCGAAAACTAA
- a CDS encoding 3-oxoacyl-ACP synthase III family protein: protein MNIKITGSGSYIPNLKVTNQDFSNHKFLNEDGSVFNSSNDVIAHKFVEITGIQERRYAEEGMVNSDMAFIAAKKAIENSKIDPETLDYIIFAHNYGDIKHNSIQSDTVPSLATRVKHLLQIQNPKCVAYDVLFGCPGWIEGVIQAQAFIKAGMAKKCLVIGSETLSRVVDKHDRDSMIYSDGAGATVIEATNEEGGILAHESATFAFDEAKYLFFGESYNKELNSDVCYIKMYGRKIYEFALNNVPKAMKECLDNSGIAINQVKKILIHQANEKMDEAIIQRFYKLYKQSVPEGIMPMSIHELGNSSVATVPTLYDLLLNEKIENQSINKGDVILFASVGAGMNINAIVYRM from the coding sequence ATGAATATCAAAATAACAGGTTCTGGAAGTTATATACCGAATCTAAAGGTTACAAATCAAGATTTTTCAAACCATAAATTTTTAAATGAAGATGGTTCTGTGTTTAATTCTTCCAATGATGTAATTGCTCATAAATTTGTAGAAATTACTGGAATTCAAGAGAGAAGGTACGCAGAGGAAGGAATGGTGAATTCTGACATGGCTTTTATAGCAGCAAAAAAAGCTATTGAAAACTCAAAAATAGATCCTGAAACATTAGACTATATAATTTTCGCACATAATTATGGTGATATTAAACATAATTCAATTCAATCTGATACTGTTCCAAGTTTAGCAACACGAGTAAAACATTTGCTACAAATACAAAATCCTAAATGCGTTGCTTATGATGTCTTGTTTGGTTGTCCAGGCTGGATAGAGGGAGTAATTCAAGCACAAGCTTTTATTAAAGCAGGAATGGCTAAAAAATGTTTAGTTATTGGTTCAGAAACGTTATCAAGGGTTGTAGATAAACACGATAGAGACTCGATGATTTATTCAGATGGGGCAGGAGCTACAGTTATTGAAGCTACAAATGAAGAAGGAGGAATTTTGGCTCATGAATCGGCAACATTTGCGTTTGATGAGGCTAAATATTTGTTTTTTGGAGAGTCATACAATAAAGAATTAAATTCTGATGTTTGCTATATAAAAATGTATGGTAGAAAAATCTATGAGTTTGCATTAAATAATGTTCCTAAAGCAATGAAAGAGTGCCTTGATAATAGTGGTATAGCTATTAATCAAGTGAAAAAAATATTAATTCATCAGGCCAATGAAAAAATGGATGAAGCCATTATTCAACGTTTCTATAAATTGTATAAACAATCTGTACCTGAAGGAATAATGCCAATGAGTATTCATGAATTAGGAAACTCTAGTGTTGCAACAGTGCCAACCCTTTATGACTTGTTGCTAAATGAGAAAATCGAAAACCAATCTATTAATAAAGGAGATGTAATTCTTTTTGCATCTGTTGGAGCAGGAATGAATATCAATGCAATAGTATATAGAATGTAA
- a CDS encoding helix-turn-helix domain-containing protein, translated as MNRLKLFSVILLFLTLSVNAQIPKDKSIEFYKEQFFQLQNKPDSALIYVNKIFQSKEDIDLAFAFTTKKYILTLTGAEFDVVVYDKKIQEHLNRVIVKKEYYKDLASIYILLGHIDKNHGKFDESIKKYIKAREFALLNGEPFQLAKIKINIAINLGAINLLDEAINEIKEIRILLEDIHDSNNYNFIDKYITNTLGSIYFRKLNEDSKVNTKYCDSAITEFNKIILKTDEKQYLAPANYYLALLYNHKKEFEKANEYSVKAIELYEDLNFNQLLLNAKFNYYYNNYQKGDFKIAKKGFLEFVKHHSDTLVDFNYLLSHKYLTKIYIEENKADSVNYYYDTFLLLYEKTTDEEKKQFAEAYRTLENADLKEEVSLIKSENTSLRSDKVLIALVLGLMLFGLIIVFYFFILRKKKQKKKLLEIIEKYNKKELESVTVSNSVVINDDIELKIIEGLDKIEKAEYFLDKNFNLHNAAKKINTNTTYLSNFINNHKKMSFNDYTNTLRVDFIVKTLIEDKKIRNYTTQALAEMLGYKNGASFSRIFKEKTGVTPILFINKLNEK; from the coding sequence ATGAATAGATTAAAATTGTTTAGTGTTATACTATTATTTTTAACGTTAAGTGTTAATGCTCAAATACCAAAAGATAAAAGTATTGAGTTTTATAAAGAACAATTTTTTCAATTGCAGAATAAACCTGATAGTGCATTAATATATGTAAATAAAATATTTCAATCGAAAGAAGATATTGATTTAGCATTTGCTTTTACAACAAAGAAATACATTTTAACATTAACAGGAGCAGAGTTTGATGTTGTAGTATACGATAAAAAAATACAAGAGCATTTAAATAGAGTCATTGTTAAAAAAGAATACTATAAAGATTTAGCAAGTATATATATACTCTTAGGTCACATTGATAAAAATCATGGTAAATTTGATGAGTCAATAAAAAAATATATTAAAGCAAGAGAATTTGCTTTGCTAAACGGTGAGCCTTTTCAATTAGCAAAAATTAAAATAAATATTGCAATAAACTTAGGTGCAATTAATTTGTTAGATGAAGCAATAAATGAAATTAAGGAAATAAGAATACTATTGGAAGATATTCATGATTCTAATAATTATAATTTTATAGATAAATACATAACAAATACATTAGGGTCAATTTACTTTAGAAAACTTAATGAAGATTCGAAAGTAAATACAAAATATTGTGATTCAGCAATTACTGAGTTTAATAAAATTATATTAAAAACAGATGAAAAACAATATTTAGCACCAGCGAATTATTATTTAGCACTATTATATAATCATAAAAAAGAGTTTGAGAAAGCAAATGAATATTCAGTTAAGGCAATTGAACTTTATGAAGATTTAAATTTCAATCAATTACTGTTAAATGCTAAGTTTAATTATTACTACAACAATTATCAGAAAGGAGATTTTAAAATTGCCAAAAAAGGTTTTTTAGAGTTTGTTAAACATCATTCGGATACTTTGGTAGATTTTAATTATTTATTATCACATAAATATTTAACCAAAATCTATATTGAAGAAAATAAGGCAGATTCTGTAAATTACTATTATGATACTTTTTTATTATTGTATGAAAAAACAACAGACGAAGAAAAAAAGCAATTTGCAGAAGCATATAGGACACTTGAAAATGCAGATTTAAAAGAAGAAGTGAGTTTAATAAAAAGTGAAAACACCAGTCTTAGGTCTGATAAAGTTTTAATTGCTTTAGTTCTTGGTTTGATGCTATTTGGTCTTATAATTGTTTTTTATTTTTTTATTTTGAGAAAGAAGAAACAAAAGAAAAAATTACTTGAAATTATTGAAAAGTATAACAAAAAAGAACTAGAAAGTGTTACAGTTTCTAATTCAGTTGTTATAAATGATGATATTGAATTAAAAATAATTGAAGGATTAGATAAAATTGAAAAAGCGGAATATTTTCTAGATAAAAATTTTAACCTTCATAATGCTGCTAAAAAAATAAATACTAATACTACGTATCTTTCAAATTTTATAAATAATCATAAAAAAATGAGTTTTAATGATTATACTAATACTTTAAGAGTAGATTTTATTGTTAAAACTTTAATTGAAGATAAAAAAATTAGAAATTATACTACACAGGCATTAGCAGAAATGTTAGGCTATAAAAATGGGGCATCTTTTTCTAGAATATTTAAAGAGAAAACGGGAGTTACCCCGATCCTCTTTATTAACAAATTAAATGAAAAATAA
- a CDS encoding MlaE family ABC transporter permease: protein MMLIRYLSQIGKYFIMLKEVFNKPTRWSVMKQLILKEVDDLIIDSLGIVAFISFFVGGVVSIQTALNLTNPLIPKYLIGFATRQSIVLEFAPTFISIIMAGKMGSFITSSIGTMRVTEQIDALEVMGVNALNYLVFPKMIALLLYPFVIGLSMFLGVFGGYVAGVYGGFTTSTQFVTGLQTEFIPFHIAYAFIKTVMFAIILATIPSFHGFYMKGGALEVGKASTVSFVWTSVVIILSNYILTQLLLS, encoded by the coding sequence ATGATGCTCATACGTTATTTATCACAAATTGGAAAATATTTTATTATGCTCAAAGAGGTTTTTAATAAACCGACAAGATGGAGTGTAATGAAACAATTAATTCTAAAAGAAGTAGACGATTTAATTATAGATTCATTAGGGATTGTTGCTTTTATTTCCTTTTTCGTTGGAGGTGTTGTTTCCATTCAAACAGCATTGAATTTAACAAATCCTTTAATTCCTAAATATCTAATTGGTTTTGCAACAAGACAATCTATTGTTTTAGAATTTGCGCCTACTTTTATTTCTATTATTATGGCAGGTAAAATGGGTTCTTTTATAACTTCAAGTATTGGTACTATGAGAGTTACAGAACAGATTGATGCTTTAGAGGTAATGGGAGTGAATGCATTGAATTATTTGGTTTTTCCAAAAATGATTGCACTTTTATTATATCCTTTTGTTATTGGACTAAGTATGTTTTTAGGTGTTTTTGGAGGATACGTTGCAGGTGTTTATGGTGGTTTTACAACGAGTACTCAGTTTGTTACCGGACTTCAAACAGAATTTATTCCTTTCCATATAGCTTATGCATTTATTAAAACCGTAATGTTTGCCATAATTTTAGCGACAATACCTTCTTTTCATGGGTTTTATATGAAAGGTGGAGCTTTGGAAGTTGGAAAAGCTAGTACGGTATCTTTTGTTTGGACATCTGTGGTTATTATTTTATCGAATTATATACTAACACAACTCCTTTTAAGCTAA
- a CDS encoding glycosyltransferase yields MNYYIIIPAHNEAQFIGLTLDSLVSQTVLPTKIIVVDDNSTDATSEIVQSYIGKYPYISLVNKKSEAIHLPGSKVIQAFHEGEKHIDDNYDIIVKVDADLIFPSNYFQTIIKHFQSDETIGMVGGFAYIEKNGDWILENLTDKDHIRGAFKAYRKETFKQIGGLKPAMGWDTVDELLCKFYNWKVVTDETLHVKHLKPTGANYNKTARYKQGEAFYSLGYGVLITSIASLKLAMRKKRPLLFVDYIHGFLKAKFSKKELLVTKEQAKFIRNYRWKKMKEKLF; encoded by the coding sequence ATGAACTATTACATCATCATTCCAGCACATAATGAAGCTCAATTTATTGGTTTAACTTTAGATTCTTTGGTGAGTCAAACCGTTCTGCCAACAAAAATTATTGTAGTAGATGATAATTCTACAGATGCAACTTCTGAAATTGTGCAATCTTATATTGGAAAATATCCTTATATTTCTTTAGTAAATAAAAAATCAGAAGCCATACATTTGCCTGGGAGCAAGGTAATTCAGGCTTTTCATGAAGGAGAAAAACACATTGATGATAATTATGATATTATTGTAAAAGTAGATGCCGATTTAATTTTTCCTTCTAATTACTTTCAAACCATTATAAAACATTTTCAATCCGATGAAACGATTGGAATGGTGGGTGGTTTTGCTTACATAGAAAAAAATGGTGATTGGATTTTAGAAAACTTAACCGATAAAGATCATATTCGTGGTGCTTTTAAAGCCTATAGGAAAGAAACTTTCAAACAAATTGGTGGCTTAAAACCTGCGATGGGTTGGGATACAGTAGATGAATTATTGTGTAAATTCTATAATTGGAAGGTAGTTACAGATGAAACACTACATGTAAAACATTTAAAACCAACTGGAGCTAATTATAATAAAACGGCTCGTTACAAACAGGGAGAAGCTTTTTATAGTCTGGGCTATGGGGTTTTAATCACCTCTATCGCATCATTAAAATTAGCAATGAGGAAAAAGCGACCTTTATTGTTTGTCGATTATATTCATGGTTTTTTAAAAGCCAAATTTTCTAAAAAAGAATTATTGGTTACTAAAGAACAAGCAAAATTTATCAGAAATTACCGCTGGAAGAAAATGAAGGAAAAGTTGTTTTAA
- a CDS encoding methyltransferase, with protein sequence MYEKTFPNKRFKLTLAFLKKHIATSETIFDLGVSNPFSKIMIENEYTVINTNGEDIDNDQSALKAEDYTVFTAFEIFEHLLNPYTVLENVKCDKVLISIPMRLWFASAYRSKTDKWDRHYHEFEDWQLDWLLEKTGFRIVDSIQFTHPVKKLGFRPLLRFFTPRYYLVYAVREKENR encoded by the coding sequence ATGTACGAAAAAACTTTTCCTAATAAACGTTTTAAGCTAACCTTAGCATTTCTTAAAAAGCATATTGCAACTTCTGAAACAATTTTTGATTTAGGAGTTTCAAATCCGTTTTCTAAAATTATGATAGAGAACGAATATACTGTTATTAATACTAATGGAGAAGATATAGATAACGATCAAAGTGCATTGAAGGCGGAAGATTATACTGTTTTTACTGCCTTTGAGATTTTTGAACATTTATTAAATCCTTATACAGTACTTGAAAATGTTAAGTGCGATAAAGTGCTTATTTCTATTCCAATGCGATTGTGGTTTGCATCAGCTTATCGAAGTAAAACCGATAAATGGGACAGGCATTATCATGAATTTGAAGACTGGCAATTGGATTGGTTATTGGAAAAAACGGGATTCAGAATTGTAGATAGTATTCAATTTACGCATCCTGTAAAGAAATTAGGTTTTAGACCTTTGTTGCGCTTTTTTACGCCAAGGTATTATTTGGTTTATGCAGTTAGAGAAAAAGAGAATAGATAA
- a CDS encoding group III truncated hemoglobin, which produces MRDIETREDIILIMRKFYDKLLVDETISFFFIRVTKVDQHLEEHFEILATFWEQALFLKGGYHNNMFQKHKDIHEKSAFTKEHFDTWLKHLYTTLDEYFKGEKVEQMKTQALNMATVLQIKFSQ; this is translated from the coding sequence ATGAGAGACATAGAGACGAGAGAAGATATAATACTTATTATGCGAAAGTTCTATGACAAACTATTAGTTGATGAAACTATTAGTTTTTTCTTTATAAGAGTAACTAAGGTTGATCAGCATTTAGAAGAACACTTTGAAATATTAGCTACTTTTTGGGAGCAAGCATTATTTTTAAAAGGCGGATATCATAATAATATGTTTCAAAAACATAAAGATATCCATGAAAAATCGGCTTTTACAAAAGAACACTTTGATACATGGTTGAAACATTTATACACCACTTTAGATGAGTATTTTAAAGGAGAGAAAGTAGAACAAATGAAAACCCAAGCTTTAAATATGGCTACAGTATTACAAATAAAGTTTTCGCAATAA
- a CDS encoding UbiA prenyltransferase family protein gives MSILKNILSFYIESSLHVAFAVYALVRITFLKLNIPYDEAVTLFGFYGTIVGYNFIKYDELARIKKVKLTFRFKAIIALSAISFLATFYYFLELQTKTKCIGFLALIITILYTLPFFPNKENMRNWSGVKIYLVALAWVGVTVCLPVINANHDWNSIVFLKCIQRFILVFVLMLIFEIIDLKTDNWHLKTIPQQIGVSKTKYLTYLLLLLFFFLDLMKPNISFRSMITTFSIALIVALFTYFATIKKNKYYTSFWVESIPIFWLILLLI, from the coding sequence ATGAGCATTTTAAAAAATATTCTTAGTTTTTATATCGAAAGCAGTCTTCATGTTGCTTTTGCCGTCTATGCTTTAGTGCGAATTACTTTTTTAAAGTTAAACATTCCTTATGACGAAGCAGTAACCTTATTTGGATTTTACGGAACTATAGTTGGCTACAACTTTATAAAATATGATGAATTGGCTCGTATTAAAAAAGTAAAACTAACATTTCGTTTTAAAGCTATCATTGCTCTAAGCGCAATCTCTTTTTTAGCAACTTTTTATTATTTTTTAGAACTTCAAACCAAAACAAAATGTATTGGCTTTCTCGCTTTGATAATTACAATTCTTTACACTTTGCCATTTTTCCCAAACAAAGAGAACATGAGAAACTGGAGCGGTGTAAAAATATATCTTGTCGCTCTAGCATGGGTAGGTGTTACTGTTTGTTTACCTGTTATTAATGCCAATCACGATTGGAATAGTATCGTGTTTTTAAAATGCATTCAACGTTTTATATTAGTGTTTGTATTAATGCTCATTTTTGAGATTATTGATTTAAAAACAGACAATTGGCACTTAAAAACAATACCGCAACAAATTGGAGTTTCTAAAACAAAATATTTAACCTATTTACTCTTATTGTTATTTTTCTTTTTAGACCTCATGAAACCTAACATCTCTTTTAGGAGCATGATAACAACTTTCTCTATCGCTTTGATTGTTGCACTTTTTACTTATTTCGCAACAATTAAAAAGAATAAATACTACACTAGTTTTTGGGTAGAAAGTATCCCTATCTTTTGGTTAATACTTCTCTTAATTTAA